From the Mesoplasma syrphidae genome, the window CGAAAAGAGTTAGAACAAGAAATTGCTATTTATAAAAATGCGATTGAAAAAAATCGTGCTGATTTTAATAATACTGTTAGTAGTGCTAAACAAGAATATGATTTGAAACTAGCAAATTTATTAAATCAGAAGCAAAGTGAAATTAATGATTATAAATCAAGACTAATGCAACTTGAAGAACAACAAGAATTATTAATTAAAAATGAAATAGCCCAAAATGATAAAAAATATAATGACACTATTAATACGTTAAAAGTTAAAATTTTAGAAATGGAAAAATCACAGGAAAACTTGATCTTAAAAAAACGTTCTGAATTTCAAGAAGAAATTAAACCAACAATTGAGGCTTTAAAAGAGCAGTTAATGAGAAAAGAAATTTCTTTAGCAAATACTCAAGCTGAATTTCAATTAAAATTAGCCAATTTTGAAAATGAAACTCAAAAAAAATATCAACAACAAATTGAAGAGTTAAAAATTGCTAATGCTCAAAATAAGATTTTACAATCAAAACGTAAAGGTGAGAACTTTGAACATGAAGTTGAAGGAGAATTACGTAAGGCGTTTGGAATGTTTGATTCAATAACTAAAATCAATAATGTTACAGCTGATAAAAAAGCAGATTATTTACAAGTTATTAAAAATAGTCAAGGTATTGAAATAGGTAAAATAGTTTATGAAGTAAAAAATGCGGAATGAAAAAATTCTTGAGAAGGAAAATTAGCAACTGATGTTGCTAATAATAAAACTAAATATGGTATTTTAGTAGCTACTAGTTTTAATGAAGAATATAATGGTATTCCATTTATAAGAAGCGAGAAATTCCCAAATATTTGAATAACTGATAGTGAAAGTTTTATTTTTGTCGGTCAAATCGTTCGTAAACTAATTGAAGTCGAAAATGATTATTTGTCAAAAACTCAATTATTAACTCAAGATACTAATAATGAACTTGTTAAAGAATACGAAACTAAGAAAGCTAAATTAGAAGAATACTGAACAGTTGAATTTCCTAAAACTTATAAAATTATTGAAACAGAATTGAAAGCGATCGATTCTGTTAAAAATTCTTTAGAAAACAATTCAGCTAAATTAGCAAAAGCTTCAACAAGATTAAGTATTCAATTTAAAGACAAAATTATTAAAGGATTATCAAAAATTTTGGGGACATTAGTGGTTGAAGAAAATAATTTTTAAAAAAGATATAAAGGAGTAAAATGATAAAACAAATCGAGATTAATGATATAGCTTCATACAAAGAATTAGCATTTTTAGAATGTAAAAAAATTAATTTTATATATGGCGGAAATGGTACAGGAAAAAGCACAATATCAAATTTACTGAATGAATACCCAAATTCAACTTTTAATTTTAAAATTAATTGCGATAAAAAAGTGAATGAAAAAATACTAGTTTTTGATAAAAATTTTGTCAAAAGTAATTTTTTGAAATCAAATGAAATAAAAGGTATTTTTACATTGGGGGAAGCGAATGTCGAAATTCAAAAAAGGATAGAAGAACTTTCTAAAGAAAAAGAATTTCATAATTCTAAAATGGAATCTTTTTTATTCTCTGAAGCAGAAATTGAAAATAATATGGAAAAAGAGGAACAAAAGATTATTAAAATAGCATGAGAATATTATAAAAAGTGATCATCAAATTTTCAAATTTTTTTTAAGGGAGCAAGAAAATCTAAAAGTGATTATTTTTTTAATTTTTTTAATTCAAACTATGTAAAATATAAAGATATGAATTCAAAAATAAGTGATTTTTTGTTATTAAAAAAAGAATATCAGAAGTTTTATATTGATAATTTTATAGTAGAGAAAATTTCAAAAATTCAATTAATTAAAAAAATTGATCTTAGCGAATCAGAAAGTGCTGTACTATTTGAAAAAGTTGAGGGAAACAAAAATTGCAAAATTTCAAGAACAATAGATAATTTAAATAATAGTGAGTGAGTAAAAGAGGGAATAACTTTTTTAGAAAAAACAAAGGAATGTTGTCCTTTTTGTCAACAAAATATCAATAGCGATTTATTAAAAGAAATTGCTAATTATTTTGATGAAAAATATGACAATAAAATTATTTTTATAAATAATTTATTTAAAAAATATAACGATGATTCTATTAATATATTGAAAGAATTTGAAATTGCCATCAAGCTGGAAAAGGAATTTTTTGGAACAACTGAAGTTTTAGCACTAGAAAGTAAAATTAGAAATGGCTTTTTTAATAATTTAAATAAATTTGAAAAAAAACTTCGATTTCCATCTAATTCTATAATTTTAACAAATCTTAATAATTTTATTGAAGAATATAATAATAAGATAGTAAGCATAAATGAAAAAATAGAAGAAAATAATGCAAAAATTGAAAACCTGGAAGAATATATGGAAGATATAAAAAGTAGTTTTTTTATATTGTTTTTTAAAGAGCAAGATTCTTTTATTAAAGAATGAGAACAACAAAAAATAAGAGATGAAAAAGGCAAAAAAAATTTGATTGAAAAGAAAGAAAAATTAAATTCTAAAATTAAAGAAATTGAAGAAGAGATTAAAAGTTTGGAAAATAAAATAACAAGTATTGTACCAGTCATTGAAAAAATAAATAGCAATCTTGATACATTTAATTTTAAAAATTTTTTTATAAAAGAAAACAGTGAAAAAAGAGGTACTCTAAAAATTGTAAGAATGGATGGAACGGATGTCAATGATACACTAAGCGAAGGTGAATTTAATTTTATTGCATTTTTGTACTATTATTTTTTAGTTTATGGTAGTCAAGAAAAAAGAGGAATAAATGTACCTAAAATAATTGTAATTGATGATCCAATATCAAGTTTAGATAATAATATTTTGTTCGTTGTTAGCATTTTGGTAAACGATATATTGCAAAATTGTATTAAAAATAAAAAAGAAATTAAACAAGTATTTATTTTTACACATAATCTTTATTTTTACAAAGAAGTTATTTCAATTGTGAATATTTTAAAATATAAAGATGTTAGCTATTCAGTAATTAAAAAACAATCTGGCATTAGCAAAATTTATACAACAGAAAATAATTCTATATTTAGTTCTTATGAAATGTTATGAAATGAACTAAGACAAGAAAATATTTCTTCAATGACTGCAATGAATATTATGAGAAGAATAATTGAACACTACTTTAAAATCATAGGCAATTATAATATACGAAATGAGATTATAGATAAGTTTGAAGGAGAAGAAAAGCTGGCACTTAATTCTTTTTTTAAGTTCATGAATGATGGTTCTCATTCTATCACAGATGATTTTGAATGAGTGTCAGATGATTTGACACTTGAAAATAGTTTAAAGTTATTTGAAAAAGTTTTTGAATTAACAAAACAAAAGTCACACTACGATATGATGACTCGAAATTGAAAATAGATTTTATAATAATCATAATTTTATTATTGAATGTTTTACATAAAAAAGATACTATTTTATTAAAAATAAGACGGAGAATAAATGAGAGTAGCAATTTTTGGAACAACTGGAGCTGGAAAAACAACACTAATTACAAAATTACAGCAGAAATTGCCCCAAGATTACAAAATCTTTTGAGAGACATCTTTAGAATGTCCATATTTTAAAGAAGCTTATGATGAAGAAAATATTGATCAACAAGCAATGAATTATAAGTTAGATTTGTGAATGTTAACAGATCGTATGAAATCATTTGCAAAAAATAAAAATGAAAAGAATGTTATTTATGATCGAAGTGTGTTAGATTCAATGATTTTCGCTGATGCTGATCATAAATTTCAACGCATTAATGATACTGATTACAAAGTTTTTAAAGACTATTTTCAATCATGTATTTTACCAGACCTTTTTAGAGATGATAATAAGAATTCAGGATTTGATTTGGTAGTGTATTTAAAAGTTGATGCAGAAGTAGCTATTCAAAGAATTCTTGGAAGAGGACGTGAATCAGAAGTCGATACTGAATATGATTTTTGAAGAACTTTGACTGAAATTTATGATAAATGATTTCATAAATATAAAATGATGGCACCATTTATGGTAATTGATGGTAATTCAACTGATCCAGATTCATATGCTGAAGAAGTCATTATTCAAATAAAAAATATTGAAAAACTAAAGTGCAAAGAAAAACAATAAAAATAAAGAAATGAGTTCTTAACTCATTTTTTCATTTTAAAAAGTAAAATAATATCAAAGGAGTGTTTATGGAAAAAAGTTTATCAAATGATTTAGTAACTGAAATTATGATTTTTAACAAACCACTCTACGAAAAAAAATGAGTTGAATATCAAAACAAACTTAGAAACGATAAGGTTTTACAACAAATTGCTAATAATGTGGTTTTAGATCAACCTTGTATAAAAATCGAGAATTATATGTATACAGAGTATTTGACAACATATACTGGAAGCTCGTTTTATAATACACTGAGCTATATTAAGACTATTTGCAGTATTCAAGTCTTTGATAACGCTAAAATTGAGCTTGTAGGGATTAATTCTCGTTTACAGACAATCATTAATAATGGTTTTGCTATTTTGGAAGATTCTAAATCTAATTTAGAAGTTGATAGTTCATTTGAAGATTTTTTAAACGATATTCAAGTTGAACTTTATCAAGAATTTTTAGTTAGTTTAAAAAATCAATTGGGTAACAAAATCATTCCAAGTATTTTAAAAACGTATTTAAATTCATTTGTATTAGAAGACGAATTAATTTTAAAAAAACATCAACTAGTAGTTGAGAAAGCTTTTAAAATTATTAGTTCTAAAACAGAAATTAAAACTCAAGAACTGTTAAAAAGAATTTATGGAAAATATTCATTAAAAAATTATTTTAACCAGGAGACTAACTTTAATAAGAAAAAACGTTTTGATGACTTTCTAAATGACAATGTTCTTTTTAATTTTAATTTTGAGGATCAAGAAATTGCTTTAAAAACTTTGGGATTGTCTATTCATGCAACTAAAAGTGATATTAAAAAAGCTTATCGAGAATTGGCAATTAAATATCATCCAGATAATAATCATTCTGATCAAGCTGAAATTGAAATGAAACGAATTAATATTGCTTATAATTTGCTTAAACAAAATATAAACGAAAAATAGATAATATTAATGCGAAGAATAGAAGAATGTAAATTTATATTTGTAGTTTTTGGAATATCTTTTTACTTGCAAAGTAGTATTTTTTAAAGATCTTTAGTGTTAAGTCAACAACCGTTTCTATGTCTAATATTTTATCTTGCAAATGGAGACAAAACTTGTTAGTTTTGTCTCCATTTTTTTTTTTTTTTTGATTAGGCTCCTAAGATTTTCATTAATGAGAATATATTTTGTTTTTGAATAGGTTTTCTATTCAAAAACAAAATTAGTATTTAATTAATTCTAACCTACTAATAAATATAATTAGTATGCATTGAAAGAAAAAATGGGTACTAAAATGGATATCATAATTTGATTTTTCACTGGCATATGAGTAATTTGACCAATATCACTTTTATATGGTATTGAACACAAAAAAATCAATAATTTAGAAATTAAAGTTCGTAGAAAAGTATTTTGACATATCATATTTGTCAATGTTTTTTCTTGAATTTCAATGATAAGCTTTACACTCTTATTTTTATTAATTTTTAAAGCAAAAAAAATTGATACTATTCTAACCGTTTCTTTTTATATTTTTTTAGTCGTGCTTAATTTAACAATCTTGATGAGTAACACAATTTTATGTTATAAACAGACTTCTTTTTCTATAAAAAAGCGTATAACTTTTATAATTATCAGTATTATCCCTATTGTTGGAATAATACCGATCTTTTGGTTATATAAAAATAAATGTGAGTAAAAATATTTCTATTAAAGCTAATTGGAGGTTCAGATGCTAATATTACAATCTATATTAGGAATTATTTTTGTTATGGGTCCGTTATATTTAATATTTGAAATTGATTACTCAGCTGCAAGCGATAAGGAATCTTCTAATTATAAAGAAACTTATGTTTGATTTGTTACTGTTAATTTAATTCTCTTATTGGGAATAACATTTTATTTAATTATTTATATTGTTTTTCTAGGCATAAAAACTGAAGATCACTTACTAAACACAATAATTTTTTCTACAATGATGATTGTTTTGTGAAGTATTTATCTTGCCAATAACTTAAAAATTTACAAAGTAACTAAAAATTTAGTGAATTTTAAAAAAATTTTATAGTAATAATTTTATTACCAGTCTTAAATATAATAGCAATTATATGTTTATTTTTTGTTTGCTTAAAGAGCTAAAATTTAGTAAACTTAATCACTTGTTTTTAAACTTATTTTGAGACTATATAGTTTACAATAAATTTATAATATTAAATTTAAATGACTAACTATAATAATAGTCAAGAAAAGGAATCTATGAAACAATATTTAAATTTACTTCAGGATGTTTTAGAACATGGTGAAGTTCGTCAAGATCGAACTGGAACTGGAACACTATCAAAATTTGGAATGCAAGCTCGTTATGATCTACGTCAGGGCTTTCCAGTAGTAACTACTAAAAAAGTATTTTTTAAAGCGATTGTTCATGAAATTTTGTGATTTATATCAGGAGATACTAACATTAAATATCTTGTTGATAATGGTGTTAATATTTGAAATGAGTGACCGTATGCAAACTATCAAAAATCTGATTCATTTAAAGGAGAAACATTAGAAGAATTTATTGAAAAAATCAAAAGTGATGCTACTTTTGCCCTTCGTTATGGAGATCTTGGACCTGTTTATGGAAAACAATGACGAAACTTTAATGGAATTGATCAATTTAACAAATTACTTTCACAATTAAAAAATAATCCCAATTCACGTCGCCATATAGTTTCTGCTTGAAATCCAGTTGAAGTCGAAGATATGTTATTGCCACCATGTCATTCATTATTTCAATTATATGTCAGCGAAGAAGGTTTTTTAGATCTACAACTTTATCAACGCAGTGGTGATTTATTTTTAGGAATTCCTTTTAATATTGCTAGTTATGCGTTATTACTAGAATTAATTGCTAAAGAATGTGATTTAAAGCCTCGATATTTTATTCATACAATTGGAGATGCTCATATTTATTTAAATCACGTTGAGCAAGTCAAACTACAACTTTCTCGTGAACCAAAACCTTTGAGTAAAATAAATATTAAAAATAAATCTATTTATGAAATTAAATTTGAAGATATTGTATTAGAAAACTATCAATCATGACCGGGAATAAAAGGAAAAGTCGCTGTTTAGAAAGCCTAAATAAGTAGTTTTGATATGTTAGAATAAAGATATCAAGATTAAGGCGGTAACTTTATGGCTAAAGATATTAACAATACAGTAGATTTTTTAGATTTAAGAAACTTGGATGGTAAAAAAGTTGATAGACTTTTAAGCGAGGGCAAAACATTAGTATTTGCATACAGAAAAGGCTGAATGGTTAAGGGTTGAATTAAAAAAAGTTACAACCGTTGAATTAAAGCAAATATCGAAGTTAAACAAGAGTTAGATAATTGTGGAATTTGTTACTGCAAGAAACCTGCAAATGTTTTGGTTTATGTTTGAAGGGAATAAAAAGGTGGTTACAAATATGTATACAAGCTGCAGTTATGTTTCTGTCTTAAATTTTTAAGAACAAACAAGCATGAATATTATTTATTAATATAAATGAAACGTAAAGCAAGAGTAAAGGAAAAAATGAAATACTGATTTGAAAAAAATTTAATTATAAATGGAAAAATGACTATGAATATTATAAATTTTTATTTTGTTGATGCTGCTTTAGTTAAATATGAAATCTATTTTTATGATAAAAAAAATAAAAATATTAGTAAAGATGATATTTTTTTCTCTATAGATGAAACAATTTTAAATTTAAGTCTTTTTTTAAGTTTTTTTTATATACCTCATAATAATTTTTGTTTTTCTGAATATTATGATTTAAGTAGTGAAGATTCTTTTTTGCTAAGTTTAAAAAATTATAAAAAAGACTTATTAATTATTAATAAACAGCAAAAAAAAGCGGGAAATTTTTCCGAATTAGAAATGGCTTTTCTTTGTGCGTTATATATTGAAAATGAAAGAACTCAAAATTTTCCTAATAAGGAATTATTAATAGATTTTTTATGTAAAATAGCAAAATATGTAGGAACAAAACGAAAACTTAGATCTTATATAAATAAACTTTCTAATATTTTGGCATATGATATTTTAAGAAAGAATATTGTTAGTTCTGGAATGAAATCGGATAAAAAAGTGCAGATAACAAAAAAACAGTATTTAGAATTTCTAAATAAATATAATATAAATGATTTAACAAATAAACCTGTTTGAGTTGAAAAAGATATTTATTATTCGCGAGAAGGAATTTATTATTTATATATACTTTTTGATAATGATTTAAATAAAATCACAAATTATATAAATAATGAATTAATGTATAAAGAAGAGTATAATAATGATTTAACGAAGCAAGCGGGAAATGAGTTATATTTTTCAGAAAAAATAAGTTGTCATTCTGCTCTTTCAAAACCTGAAATTTTTAATTTTGACAAAATGGTTTTTTCACGTGTTTTTTTTACAAGAATAAGGAATAAAACAATTGTTAATGAATATTTGAAAAACAATAAAATATGTGAGTTTTGTTTAAAAACTGAAACTTTTATTAAAGAAAAAGATCAAATGTATTTTGAGGTTCATCATTTTATACCTTGTAATATAAAGATTCAAAATCAATATAAGAATAATTTAGATAACTTTGCTAATTTGCTTTCCTTATGTCCAGAATGTCACCGAAAGATTCATTTTTCTATTAAAGAAGTTAGAGAAGAAATGATTAAAAAACTTTATTATGAAAAGTTTAATAAAAATCAAACTTTTAAAAAATATTTTTTTGAAGAAAATATAGAAAAGATTATTAGAAATTATTCTGAAACTTTTAATTTAGAATAATATGTTAAAAAATAAAAATTTGATAAAATAATAAAATGAAAGAGAAAAACATGGATAAAATAATTAAAAAGAAATTAAAGTTTATTGATTTATTTTCGGGAATTGGTGGTTTTCACTTAGCAGCTGAAAATTTTTCATTTAATTCGAATGAAATAGAATTAAAATGTATTTTAGCATCCGAAATTGATCCTTTTGCTAAAATAGTTTATTCTAAAAATTATAATTGAGATATTGCTGAAATTAAAAATATTAGGGAAATAAATGAAAATGACATCGAAAATTTTAATATCCTTTTTGGTGGTTTTCCATGCCAAGCATTTTCAAATGCTGGTAAAAAACAAGGATTTAAAGATCAAGTTAAGGGAACTCTTTTTTTTGATATTGTGAGAATAATCGATGCAAAAAAACCTGATTTTTTTTTATTAGAAAATGTGAAACATTTAGTTAAACATGATTTTGGAAAAACTTTTGAAACTATAAATAAGACCATAAATGAAATGGGATATTTAACTACTTCTAGACCTTTAATATTGAACTCAGTAAATTTTGGTTCATTACAAAAAAGAGAACGTGTTTATATTGTAGGTGTTAAAAAAGGTAATAATGCGCAAGAAAAAATTGATCAAATTGCAAATGATTTAAAAAATATAAATTTAAAGAGGGATTCAATTGAAGACTTTTTTCTAAAATCTGGAAAGCCAAATGAAAATTTATATCTGGATAATAAAAGAGACATAAAAATTTTAGTTGCGCTAAAAGCTTGAGAAGAATTTATACAAAACGTTAAGTTTCCTGCTAATAAAACTTTGCCTGTTATTTGATTAGATTCCTTTAATGTTTCTATTAAAGACAGAGTAAACTATACTAAAAATTTTTCGGAATGAAGAAGAAAATATTACACTGATATGTGAGATATATATGATAATAATAAAACTTTTATTGATATTTGAATGAGAAAACACAAAACTAAAAATTGAGCAAAACGAGAAAGAAAGTTTGAGTGACAAGCTGGTAAAGATGCTCCAAGAACGTTAACAGAGACTTTTATACAACTTAGACAATCAGGAATAAGATGTAGAAAAAAAGA encodes:
- the dcm gene encoding DNA (cytosine-5-)-methyltransferase — protein: MDKIIKKKLKFIDLFSGIGGFHLAAENFSFNSNEIELKCILASEIDPFAKIVYSKNYNWDIAEIKNIREINENDIENFNILFGGFPCQAFSNAGKKQGFKDQVKGTLFFDIVRIIDAKKPDFFLLENVKHLVKHDFGKTFETINKTINEMGYLTTSRPLILNSVNFGSLQKRERVYIVGVKKGNNAQEKIDQIANDLKNINLKRDSIEDFFLKSGKPNENLYLDNKRDIKILVALKAWEEFIQNVKFPANKTLPVIWLDSFNVSIKDRVNYTKNFSEWRRKYYTDMWDIYDNNKTFIDIWMRKHKTKNWAKRERKFEWQAGKDAPRTLTETFIQLRQSGIRCRKKEYFPTLVAMVQMPLFFDKNIDKWRYLSSKEAALLQDFNFSNPNKKFLKFDDIINNENKNVEHISNKQFGNAVNVKVIEKIIERILEDFKL
- a CDS encoding AAA family ATPase — translated: MIKQIEINDIASYKELAFLECKKINFIYGGNGTGKSTISNLLNEYPNSTFNFKINCDKKVNEKILVFDKNFVKSNFLKSNEIKGIFTLGEANVEIQKRIEELSKEKEFHNSKMESFLFSEAEIENNMEKEEQKIIKIAWEYYKKWSSNFQIFFKGARKSKSDYFFNFFNSNYVKYKDMNSKISDFLLLKKEYQKFYIDNFIVEKISKIQLIKKIDLSESESAVLFEKVEGNKNCKISRTIDNLNNSEWVKEGITFLEKTKECCPFCQQNINSDLLKEIANYFDEKYDNKIIFINNLFKKYNDDSINILKEFEIAIKLEKEFFGTTEVLALESKIRNGFFNNLNKFEKKLRFPSNSIILTNLNNFIEEYNNKIVSINEKIEENNAKIENLEEYMEDIKSSFFILFFKEQDSFIKEWEQQKIRDEKGKKNLIEKKEKLNSKIKEIEEEIKSLENKITSIVPVIEKINSNLDTFNFKNFFIKENSEKRGTLKIVRMDGTDVNDTLSEGEFNFIAFLYYYFLVYGSQEKRGINVPKIIVIDDPISSLDNNILFVVSILVNDILQNCIKNKKEIKQVFIFTHNLYFYKEVISIVNILKYKDVSYSVIKKQSGISKIYTTENNSIFSSYEMLWNELRQENISSMTAMNIMRRIIEHYFKIIGNYNIRNEIIDKFEGEEKLALNSFFKFMNDGSHSITDDFEWVSDDLTLENSLKLFEKVFELTKQKSHYDMMTRNWK
- a CDS encoding thymidylate synthase codes for the protein MKQYLNLLQDVLEHGEVRQDRTGTGTLSKFGMQARYDLRQGFPVVTTKKVFFKAIVHEILWFISGDTNIKYLVDNGVNIWNEWPYANYQKSDSFKGETLEEFIEKIKSDATFALRYGDLGPVYGKQWRNFNGIDQFNKLLSQLKNNPNSRRHIVSAWNPVEVEDMLLPPCHSLFQLYVSEEGFLDLQLYQRSGDLFLGIPFNIASYALLLELIAKECDLKPRYFIHTIGDAHIYLNHVEQVKLQLSREPKPLSKINIKNKSIYEIKFEDIVLENYQSWPGIKGKVAV
- a CDS encoding deoxynucleoside kinase; protein product: MRVAIFGTTGAGKTTLITKLQQKLPQDYKIFWETSLECPYFKEAYDEENIDQQAMNYKLDLWMLTDRMKSFAKNKNEKNVIYDRSVLDSMIFADADHKFQRINDTDYKVFKDYFQSCILPDLFRDDNKNSGFDLVVYLKVDAEVAIQRILGRGRESEVDTEYDFWRTLTEIYDKWFHKYKMMAPFMVIDGNSTDPDSYAEEVIIQIKNIEKLKCKEKQ
- a CDS encoding J domain-containing protein, which encodes MEKSLSNDLVTEIMIFNKPLYEKKWVEYQNKLRNDKVLQQIANNVVLDQPCIKIENYMYTEYLTTYTGSSFYNTLSYIKTICSIQVFDNAKIELVGINSRLQTIINNGFAILEDSKSNLEVDSSFEDFLNDIQVELYQEFLVSLKNQLGNKIIPSILKTYLNSFVLEDELILKKHQLVVEKAFKIISSKTEIKTQELLKRIYGKYSLKNYFNQETNFNKKKRFDDFLNDNVLFNFNFEDQEIALKTLGLSIHATKSDIKKAYRELAIKYHPDNNHSDQAEIEMKRINIAYNLLKQNINEK
- a CDS encoding DUF2130 domain-containing protein; amino-acid sequence: MSDIILICPHCQKNITKMDLENSEHSWANVEKFLDQEKALMFKKIESQVKEALTLEFEKAKQLEVLQTRKELEQEIAIYKNAIEKNRADFNNTVSSAKQEYDLKLANLLNQKQSEINDYKSRLMQLEEQQELLIKNEIAQNDKKYNDTINTLKVKILEMEKSQENLILKKRSEFQEEIKPTIEALKEQLMRKEISLANTQAEFQLKLANFENETQKKYQQQIEELKIANAQNKILQSKRKGENFEHEVEGELRKAFGMFDSITKINNVTADKKADYLQVIKNSQGIEIGKIVYEVKNAEWKNSWEGKLATDVANNKTKYGILVATSFNEEYNGIPFIRSEKFPNIWITDSESFIFVGQIVRKLIEVENDYLSKTQLLTQDTNNELVKEYETKKAKLEEYWTVEFPKTYKIIETELKAIDSVKNSLENNSAKLAKASTRLSIQFKDKIIKGLSKILGTLVVEENNF
- a CDS encoding HNH endonuclease signature motif containing protein, producing the protein MNIINFYFVDAALVKYEIYFYDKKNKNISKDDIFFSIDETILNLSLFLSFFYIPHNNFCFSEYYDLSSEDSFLLSLKNYKKDLLIINKQQKKAGNFSELEMAFLCALYIENERTQNFPNKELLIDFLCKIAKYVGTKRKLRSYINKLSNILAYDILRKNIVSSGMKSDKKVQITKKQYLEFLNKYNINDLTNKPVWVEKDIYYSREGIYYLYILFDNDLNKITNYINNELMYKEEYNNDLTKQAGNELYFSEKISCHSALSKPEIFNFDKMVFSRVFFTRIRNKTIVNEYLKNNKICEFCLKTETFIKEKDQMYFEVHHFIPCNIKIQNQYKNNLDNFANLLSLCPECHRKIHFSIKEVREEMIKKLYYEKFNKNQTFKKYFFEENIEKIIRNYSETFNLE